Proteins encoded in a region of the Wolbachia endosymbiont (group A) of Anomoia purmunda genome:
- the secY gene encoding preprotein translocase subunit SecY yields MGNKSAFNSLDPTLLYKGDLLKRIFFTLIALICYRLGTYVPIPGINLDVINDIFPKEGSGVFGVFNLFSGGALARMTILALNVMPYIMASIIIQLLSSAIKGMKEVKNDGESGRRKMNSYIRYLTIVICVFQSIPILVGLEGMNREGVLVVIEPGVMFRTIGVFSLLGGTMLLIWLGERISASGIGNGISLIIFTGIISELHSALSSLLTLNKNGSVSLFIILFVLVLFFLLLLLVIFVESSYRKVIVQHPKKQFKRLHNDDFTYIPLKINLSGVVPTIFANAILLTPISIANFYKGHAFSDFILNYFMANKVVYIVAYLVLIVFFNFFYTNFIFNPEENADFLKKNGGFIPGRRPGKHTSDYLQDIVFKLTFIGSAYLVVICTVPEVMRYYYDIPFIFGGTSLLIIVNVITDTIMQIQSYIFSNRYDSWIKKYESKTRKVR; encoded by the coding sequence ATGGGCAATAAATCAGCATTTAATAGCTTGGATCCTACGTTGTTATATAAAGGCGATTTATTAAAGCGTATATTTTTTACGCTAATAGCTTTAATTTGCTATCGCTTGGGTACTTATGTGCCTATTCCTGGAATTAATCTTGATGTAATTAATGATATATTTCCCAAAGAGGGCTCAGGCGTTTTTGGAGTATTTAATTTATTTTCTGGTGGTGCATTGGCTAGAATGACAATTCTAGCATTGAACGTTATGCCATATATAATGGCTTCTATCATTATTCAGTTACTTTCTTCTGCGATTAAAGGAATGAAGGAGGTTAAGAATGATGGAGAGTCAGGCCGTAGAAAGATGAATTCTTATATACGCTATCTGACCATAGTAATTTGTGTATTTCAATCAATTCCAATTTTGGTTGGATTGGAAGGGATGAATAGGGAAGGGGTATTGGTTGTAATCGAACCTGGTGTTATGTTTCGTACAATAGGTGTTTTCAGCCTTTTAGGTGGAACTATGCTTTTAATATGGCTTGGTGAACGAATCAGCGCTAGTGGTATAGGCAATGGTATCTCATTAATCATTTTCACGGGCATAATATCAGAGTTACACAGCGCTTTGTCATCTTTGTTAACGTTAAATAAAAACGGTAGCGTATCGTTATTTATTATCCTTTTTGTTTTGGTATTGTTTTTTTTGCTGCTACTCTTAGTCATTTTTGTAGAGTCTTCTTATAGAAAGGTTATTGTTCAACATCCTAAAAAGCAATTTAAAAGATTACATAATGACGATTTTACTTATATTCCATTGAAGATTAATTTATCTGGTGTAGTACCAACCATTTTTGCTAATGCAATTTTGTTGACACCTATTTCAATTGCAAATTTCTATAAGGGGCACGCTTTTTCTGATTTTATTTTGAATTACTTTATGGCAAATAAAGTAGTATATATTGTAGCCTATTTGGTGCTGATAGTATTTTTTAATTTTTTCTATACCAATTTTATATTTAATCCAGAGGAAAACGCAGATTTTCTTAAAAAAAATGGTGGTTTTATACCTGGTAGAAGGCCTGGGAAACATACTTCTGATTACCTTCAAGATATAGTTTTTAAGTTGACATTCATTGGCTCTGCGTATTTGGTAGTCATATGTACTGTACCTGAAGTTATGAGATATTATTATGATATACCATTTATTTTTGGTGGGACGAGCTTACTGATTATAGTGAACGTTATTACTGATACTATTATGCAAATACAATCTTATATTTTTTCAAATAGGTACGACAGCTGGATAAAGAAGTATGAATCTAAAACGAGGAAAGTAAGATGA
- the greA gene encoding transcription elongation factor GreA, whose amino-acid sequence MASSIINKFPMTREGFENMQAELEKLKEEKPSVIQAISDARDQGDLSENAEYHAARERLGFIEGRIIEIENKLSHAEVIEVKNLSGDSVMFGATVTLSMLSDNNGEVEYVYKVVGEYEADVSKQLISTSSPLGSALIGKKVGEYVEVTVPNGEKLYKIVKIEFK is encoded by the coding sequence ATGGCTTCATCCATTATTAATAAATTTCCTATGACGAGGGAAGGTTTTGAGAATATGCAAGCCGAACTTGAAAAATTAAAGGAAGAAAAACCTTCTGTGATACAGGCTATTTCTGATGCTCGTGATCAAGGTGATTTGTCTGAAAACGCAGAGTATCATGCAGCACGGGAAAGGTTAGGTTTTATTGAAGGCCGTATAATCGAGATAGAGAATAAACTCTCACATGCGGAAGTAATAGAAGTAAAAAATTTGTCTGGTGATTCAGTAATGTTTGGTGCAACTGTGACATTAAGCATGTTAAGTGATAATAACGGTGAAGTGGAATATGTTTATAAGGTTGTAGGTGAATATGAAGCTGATGTTTCAAAGCAGTTAATATCTACTAGTTCACCACTTGGGAGTGCTTTAATCGGCAAAAAAGTCGGTGAATATGTGGAAGTGACAGTGCCAAATGGAGAGAAATTGTATAAAATAGTTAAGATTGAATTTAAGTAA
- the atpH gene encoding ATP synthase F1 subunit delta, with protein sequence MKKTQYNNLVSSYARVLFHVSGSRLGIIRKEVEFLLAFFKDQRDVFVYLSHPMISFAHKKEVMLSINEHLSENLVKFIMVIFANKRSSLLILILEKFLSLARENENEFEITIKSAETLKESDIKIITESLSFLGKIIKVSNVVDPSILGGFVVRYGFNLIDASLKSYLDRLVDLSKMEILKVRNFV encoded by the coding sequence ATGAAAAAGACCCAATACAATAATTTAGTTTCATCTTATGCTAGAGTGCTGTTTCATGTCTCAGGAAGCAGGTTAGGTATTATAAGGAAAGAAGTAGAATTTTTGTTGGCTTTTTTTAAGGATCAACGTGATGTTTTTGTGTACCTATCTCATCCTATGATTTCTTTTGCACACAAAAAAGAAGTGATGCTTTCTATAAATGAGCACTTGAGTGAGAATTTAGTAAAATTTATTATGGTTATATTTGCAAATAAACGCTCTAGTTTATTGATCCTTATATTAGAAAAATTCTTAAGTCTTGCAAGAGAAAATGAAAATGAATTCGAAATTACTATAAAGTCAGCAGAAACTTTAAAGGAATCTGATATAAAAATAATTACTGAATCTTTGAGCTTTCTTGGTAAAATAATAAAAGTAAGCAATGTGGTTGACCCTTCTATACTAGGTGGCTTCGTAGTTAGGTATGGTTTTAATTTGATCGATGCTTCGCTAAAAAGTTACTTGGATAGGTTAGTTGACTTAAGTAAAATGGAAATATTAAAAGTAAGGAATTTTGTATGA
- a CDS encoding M48 family metalloprotease: MFRIAKFLTLLFFFAYYNNAYSINIIRDSEVEAIVKELAQPLFSAADIDHEQIKVFIINDNSINAFVINNNSIFIHLGLLQYSAKPYVLLGILAHEIVHISAGHILQMSSAMGYFQSIAMISYMVGLVSSIIINPQVAGAILLSGVAFSSRLFFNYSQEQESVADSYALRYLDESGYDNSGMKEIFDYFKSIEHENTEEYFRTHPLSEKRIFAVQNYKVKNNVKPIFADKLLKFERVVAKLDSFFAPIHVLSNKYENNFEYVNAIVCYRQGKIEEAIAKVNSLIQESRNDPYLYELKAQMLYKAGNLSEAIKMYEESLRYLSEKNSYLVKLALSHTLLLHSDAKKAIFYLEQILNVEPNNAFVWKYLSIAYKCEADTAMHYFALTKKACIEGDLKQFTKYAELAVKTLPKDSPYLLQVEDMKQFNG, translated from the coding sequence ATGTTTAGAATTGCTAAGTTTTTGACCTTATTGTTCTTTTTTGCATATTATAATAATGCTTACTCTATTAACATTATTAGAGATAGTGAAGTGGAAGCAATAGTGAAAGAGCTAGCGCAACCTTTATTTTCTGCTGCAGATATTGATCATGAGCAAATAAAAGTTTTTATAATTAATGACAATTCGATTAATGCTTTTGTAATTAACAATAACAGTATTTTCATTCATTTAGGACTTTTACAATATTCGGCTAAACCTTATGTCCTGCTTGGTATATTAGCACATGAGATTGTTCACATATCTGCTGGTCATATATTGCAAATGAGTAGTGCTATGGGTTATTTTCAATCGATAGCAATGATTAGTTATATGGTAGGATTAGTTTCTAGTATTATCATTAACCCTCAGGTTGCTGGTGCAATTTTGCTTAGTGGTGTAGCGTTTAGTTCAAGGCTATTTTTTAACTATTCTCAAGAGCAAGAAAGTGTAGCAGATAGCTATGCTTTAAGGTATCTTGATGAATCTGGCTATGATAATTCAGGTATGAAAGAGATTTTTGATTATTTTAAAAGTATTGAGCATGAGAACACCGAGGAATATTTCCGTACTCACCCACTTAGTGAGAAACGTATATTTGCTGTACAGAATTATAAGGTCAAAAACAACGTAAAACCAATTTTTGCGGATAAGTTACTAAAGTTTGAGCGTGTGGTTGCAAAGCTAGACTCTTTCTTTGCTCCTATTCATGTGTTATCTAATAAATATGAAAATAATTTTGAGTATGTAAATGCTATAGTTTGCTATAGGCAAGGAAAGATAGAAGAGGCTATTGCTAAAGTTAATTCATTGATTCAAGAGTCACGCAATGACCCATACCTATATGAATTAAAAGCACAAATGCTATACAAGGCCGGAAATTTAAGTGAAGCAATAAAAATGTATGAGGAATCGCTTAGGTATTTATCTGAGAAGAATAGTTATTTAGTAAAACTTGCATTATCTCATACTTTATTATTACACAGTGATGCAAAAAAGGCGATTTTTTACCTGGAGCAGATTTTGAATGTAGAACCAAATAACGCTTTTGTCTGGAAATATTTAAGCATTGCATATAAATGTGAAGCTGATACGGCAATGCATTATTTTGCCTTGACAAAAAAGGCTTGTATTGAAGGTGATTTAAAGCAATTTACAAAATATGCTGAGCTAGCTGTTAAAACTCTACCAAAAGATAGCCCTTATTTGTTGCAAGTTGAAGATATGAAGCAATTTAATGGATAA
- a CDS encoding DNA-directed RNA polymerase subunit alpha: MYYNNDVSLCSNLDKLIKPSSVKVISDDSSEKSDIVLEPLESGFALTLGNALRRVMLSSLKGSAVYGIKIEGVTHEFTSIQGVREDVTDIVLNMGMLRCKLNGASNKCLNLNAKGPCQVLAGMIETDDQCSIVNKDLLICTLGQNVELNMTIYVASGKGYLPVIKYKENELLKLMSEQDLIGFIPVNALYSPVNRVSYRVENSRVGQVTDKDKLILSIETDGTISPSQAVDSAARILQEQLQPFISSDVSYKKSQVSSSSGAKDLGYDPVLLRKVDEMELSVRSHNCLKNENITYIGDLVQKTEGEMLRTANFGRKSLNEIKAVLTNFGLSLGMNVLNWPPKDIDELAKQHTDED; the protein is encoded by the coding sequence ATGTATTATAATAATGATGTTTCTCTCTGTAGCAATTTAGATAAATTGATTAAACCTAGTTCAGTTAAGGTAATATCAGATGATTCAAGTGAAAAAAGTGATATAGTGCTAGAACCGTTGGAAAGTGGTTTTGCTTTAACATTAGGTAATGCATTAAGACGTGTAATGTTATCTTCTCTTAAAGGTAGTGCTGTTTATGGAATAAAAATTGAAGGTGTAACTCATGAGTTCACTTCAATTCAAGGGGTGAGAGAAGACGTAACTGATATAGTGTTAAATATGGGCATGTTGAGGTGTAAATTAAATGGTGCTTCTAATAAATGCTTAAATTTAAACGCTAAAGGGCCTTGCCAGGTATTAGCTGGGATGATAGAAACTGATGATCAATGCTCTATTGTTAATAAGGATTTATTAATATGTACGCTGGGGCAAAATGTAGAGCTTAACATGACCATATATGTGGCTAGCGGAAAAGGTTATCTTCCTGTAATTAAGTATAAAGAAAATGAACTTTTGAAGCTTATGAGTGAACAGGATTTAATTGGTTTTATTCCAGTTAATGCTTTGTATAGCCCTGTCAACAGGGTTTCGTACAGGGTAGAGAACAGTCGTGTTGGCCAAGTGACTGATAAGGATAAGCTGATATTGTCAATTGAAACTGATGGTACAATTTCTCCGAGTCAAGCTGTTGACTCTGCTGCAAGAATATTGCAGGAGCAACTTCAGCCATTTATTAGTTCTGATGTAAGTTATAAAAAATCGCAGGTTTCTTCGTCTAGTGGTGCTAAAGATTTGGGTTATGACCCTGTCTTATTGCGTAAGGTAGATGAAATGGAATTATCTGTCAGGTCTCATAACTGTCTGAAAAACGAAAACATCACTTATATAGGTGATCTTGTGCAAAAGACAGAAGGTGAAATGTTAAGAACTGCTAATTTTGGCAGAAAGTCTTTGAATGAGATTAAGGCAGTTTTGACTAATTTTGGCTTGTCTTTGGGTATGAATGTGCTAAACTGGCCGCCTAAGGATATAGATGAGTTGGCTAAACAACATACTGATGAAGATTAG
- the ribB gene encoding 3,4-dihydroxy-2-butanone-4-phosphate synthase, with the protein MVQATYASMSLPGISSVEDVLEDARSGKLFILVDDESRENEGDLIVLAEKIKPEHMAFMVRYGTGVVCLAMTKFHMKRLGLNFMEKKNIGENHTAFTTSIDARYGITTGVSAEDRTKTIHAAINKDGTQDDIITPGHVFPVIAHKGGVAQRAGHTEASVEMAKLVGFDHSAVICELVNDDGSMMRLPQLLKFAEQHKIKLTTIDKLISYVKNLN; encoded by the coding sequence ATGGTACAGGCCACTTATGCTTCAATGAGTCTACCCGGTATTTCTTCTGTGGAAGATGTATTAGAGGATGCTCGTTCCGGTAAATTATTCATTTTAGTTGATGATGAAAGTAGAGAGAATGAAGGTGATTTAATTGTCTTAGCTGAGAAAATAAAGCCAGAACATATGGCTTTTATGGTTAGGTACGGTACAGGGGTTGTTTGCTTAGCAATGACTAAATTTCACATGAAAAGGTTGGGCCTTAATTTCATGGAAAAGAAAAATATTGGTGAAAATCATACCGCATTTACTACATCAATTGATGCACGTTATGGCATTACAACCGGTGTTTCAGCAGAGGATAGAACGAAAACTATACATGCTGCTATCAACAAGGATGGTACTCAGGATGACATCATAACTCCAGGTCATGTTTTTCCTGTAATTGCACATAAAGGTGGGGTGGCACAACGTGCTGGTCATACTGAAGCGAGTGTTGAAATGGCGAAGTTAGTAGGGTTTGATCATTCAGCAGTTATTTGTGAATTAGTGAATGATGATGGCTCTATGATGCGCTTACCTCAGTTACTTAAATTTGCTGAACAACATAAAATTAAGTTAACTACCATCGACAAACTTATCAGTTACGTTAAAAATTTAAACTAG
- a CDS encoding TrbC/VirB2 family protein: MSSIIGFFGVFCVVLLFSFSGYAADPDMDDTTKVICNIIGYVWGIGGPLMTVVIIGAALLAIFGRMPWPALFALGMFCGVFFGAKTIITKIMPNVSDEAKTMLEKCGQK, encoded by the coding sequence ATGAGCTCTATAATAGGATTTTTTGGTGTTTTTTGTGTAGTATTGCTTTTCTCTTTCTCAGGTTATGCAGCTGACCCTGATATGGATGACACAACTAAAGTAATATGCAATATTATTGGTTATGTTTGGGGGATAGGCGGTCCACTTATGACGGTAGTAATAATTGGTGCAGCTTTGCTTGCAATATTTGGCAGGATGCCGTGGCCAGCCCTCTTTGCTCTAGGCATGTTCTGTGGTGTATTTTTTGGCGCTAAAACTATCATAACGAAAATTATGCCCAACGTAAGCGATGAAGCAAAAACTATGTTGGAAAAGTGTGGACAAAAATAA
- the rpsM gene encoding 30S ribosomal protein S13, with product MARIAGINIPVRKCVPFALTYIYGIGIATANVICHACEVDKRKRVSELRDEDIEKISSFIRQNYVIEGELRKEVAMNIKSLVEMGCYRGVRHRKGLPVRGQRTHTNAKTRKGRSRLPIAGKK from the coding sequence GTGGCACGTATTGCAGGCATAAATATTCCAGTGAGGAAATGTGTTCCTTTTGCATTAACTTATATATATGGTATAGGTATTGCTACTGCGAATGTAATTTGTCACGCTTGCGAAGTTGATAAGCGCAAACGTGTTTCAGAATTACGAGATGAAGATATAGAAAAGATCAGCAGTTTCATTAGACAAAATTATGTTATAGAAGGTGAGCTCAGAAAAGAAGTGGCTATGAACATAAAATCTTTAGTGGAAATGGGATGCTATAGAGGAGTGAGACATAGAAAAGGTTTACCTGTGAGAGGGCAAAGGACTCATACTAATGCTAAGACTCGTAAAGGTAGATCTCGGTTGCCTATTGCTGGGAAAAAATAA
- a CDS encoding YraN family protein, with protein MVSRLCYFVGYFGELLVLVYLKLKWYNVIKCRYRCKFGEIDLIVSKKKELIFIEVKTSLLGKEIPISRLQCQSIINSSKYFLSKNLSFLDYSVRYDLYFLSLKRRPVYIKNAWIEE; from the coding sequence GTGGTAAGTAGGTTATGCTACTTTGTAGGTTACTTTGGCGAGTTATTAGTTTTAGTATATTTAAAGCTGAAATGGTATAATGTTATAAAATGCCGTTACCGTTGTAAGTTCGGTGAAATTGACTTAATTGTATCTAAAAAAAAGGAGCTGATTTTTATAGAAGTTAAAACAAGTTTACTTGGAAAAGAAATACCGATATCTCGTCTTCAATGTCAGTCTATTATAAATTCTTCTAAGTATTTCTTAAGTAAAAACCTTAGTTTTTTAGATTATTCAGTCAGATATGATTTATATTTTCTTTCCTTAAAGAGAAGACCTGTTTATATAAAAAATGCTTGGATTGAAGAATGA
- the atpA gene encoding F0F1 ATP synthase subunit alpha produces the protein MKNSMNVSEIASIIREKVETFDNPIKRENIGEVISVTDGIALVYGLEKAKFGEKVFFASGVEGIVLDLDHDTAGIVVLGNDRDVKEGDVVKCSGDVVQVPVGHELLGRVVNALGHPMDDGGEIRAKNRMDIESKAPGIIDRKSVHEPLQTGIKIIDLLIPIGRGQRELIIGDRQIGKTTIALDTIINQKKINDEVNENQKVYCVYVAIGQKISTVAKVVNKLKESGALEYTTVVVASASDCAPMQFLAPYAGCTIGEFFRDNGMHCLIIYDDLSKHAVAYREMSLLLRRPPGREAYPGDIFYVHSRLLERAAKMSDKKGQGSLTALPIVETQAGDVSAYVPTNVISITDGQIFLESELFYKGFRPAVNIGLSVSRVGSAAQLKSVKKVAGSIKLSLAQYRELEDFAKFGSDLDASVQLSLNKGKYLVELLKQKQHLPMSIEEQVVLMYIFSNLYNQLSKIQISYINKFEHDLINYFHTVHPGVLKKLSNDMSDDIKGDVFNIVSNFVTQFNCV, from the coding sequence ATGAAGAACAGTATGAATGTTTCTGAGATAGCAAGTATAATAAGAGAAAAGGTTGAGACGTTTGATAATCCTATAAAGCGGGAAAATATAGGTGAAGTAATTTCAGTAACAGATGGTATCGCATTGGTTTATGGGCTGGAAAAAGCAAAATTCGGTGAAAAGGTATTTTTTGCAAGTGGTGTAGAAGGAATAGTTCTTGATTTAGATCATGATACGGCTGGAATAGTTGTGCTTGGTAATGACCGTGACGTGAAAGAAGGGGACGTTGTAAAATGTAGTGGTGATGTTGTGCAGGTGCCTGTAGGGCATGAATTGTTAGGGAGAGTTGTAAATGCGTTGGGCCATCCTATGGACGACGGTGGGGAAATTAGAGCCAAAAACAGAATGGATATAGAATCTAAAGCGCCAGGCATTATTGATCGTAAGTCTGTGCATGAGCCACTACAAACAGGAATTAAAATTATAGATTTGCTAATTCCAATAGGTAGAGGGCAGCGTGAATTAATTATTGGTGATAGACAAATTGGTAAAACTACTATTGCGCTTGATACTATTATCAATCAGAAGAAGATTAACGATGAGGTAAACGAAAATCAAAAAGTTTACTGTGTTTATGTTGCTATTGGACAAAAAATTTCAACAGTAGCAAAAGTGGTAAATAAGCTGAAAGAAAGCGGAGCATTAGAGTATACAACTGTAGTTGTGGCTAGTGCATCTGACTGCGCGCCTATGCAATTTTTAGCACCTTATGCTGGTTGCACTATTGGGGAATTTTTCCGTGACAATGGAATGCATTGTTTGATTATATATGATGATTTATCTAAGCATGCTGTGGCATATAGGGAGATGTCTTTATTGCTCAGACGTCCTCCTGGTCGTGAAGCTTACCCTGGAGATATATTCTATGTACATTCTCGCTTGCTTGAAAGAGCTGCTAAAATGTCTGATAAAAAAGGGCAGGGTTCTTTAACTGCTTTGCCAATTGTCGAAACTCAAGCTGGTGATGTATCTGCATATGTGCCAACAAATGTTATTTCAATCACCGATGGGCAGATCTTTCTTGAGTCTGAATTATTTTATAAAGGGTTTCGACCTGCAGTAAATATAGGTTTGTCAGTTTCACGGGTTGGTTCTGCTGCACAACTAAAGTCTGTGAAGAAAGTTGCTGGTTCTATAAAGCTAAGCTTAGCTCAGTATAGAGAATTAGAAGATTTTGCAAAATTTGGTTCTGATCTTGATGCTAGTGTTCAATTATCCTTGAATAAGGGTAAATATCTTGTCGAGTTATTAAAGCAAAAACAACATTTACCTATGTCAATAGAAGAGCAAGTAGTGCTGATGTATATTTTTTCTAACCTATATAATCAGTTAAGTAAAATACAAATAAGTTACATTAATAAATTTGAACATGATCTTATTAATTATTTTCATACTGTACACCCTGGGGTTTTAAAAAAGTTGTCAAATGACATGAGTGATGATATAAAAGGTGATGTTTTTAACATTGTGAGTAATTTCGTTACTCAATTTAATTGCGTTTAG
- the rpsK gene encoding 30S ribosomal protein S11 → MKKVKTVGKSKKEFITGVVHIRATFNNTFVNVTDVHGNTLCQTSVGACGFSGSRKSTPYAAGKAAEATAKNAIERFGMKVVSVIIRGPGFGTEAAVKALQSCALTVTSIADKTAIPHNGCRLRKKRRV, encoded by the coding sequence ATGAAAAAAGTCAAAACGGTTGGTAAGAGTAAGAAGGAGTTTATTACTGGTGTTGTCCATATTCGTGCAACTTTTAATAATACTTTTGTAAATGTAACTGATGTTCATGGTAATACGCTATGTCAAACTTCTGTGGGTGCATGTGGTTTTTCAGGTTCGAGAAAATCCACACCTTATGCTGCAGGTAAGGCTGCGGAGGCTACTGCGAAGAATGCAATAGAGAGATTTGGTATGAAGGTTGTCTCTGTAATAATTCGCGGTCCTGGCTTTGGTACCGAAGCTGCGGTTAAAGCACTTCAGAGCTGTGCGTTGACTGTGACTTCAATTGCAGATAAAACCGCAATTCCTCATAATGGGTGCAGGTTAAGAAAAAAAAGAAGAGTATAG
- the fabG gene encoding 3-oxoacyl-[acyl-carrier-protein] reductase: MLKLESRKFLITGASGGIGQAIVKIMHKTGATLCISGTKKEVLEEVAKQYEKNMHVLPCDLSNAEQVNQLVNRASELMEGFDGLVCNAGITQDSLLLRMTDEAWQKVIDINLSSTFKLSREACRKLIKNNWGRIINISSIIGLTGNAGQANYAASKAGIIAMSKSIAKEVASRNITVNCIAPGFIDTKMTEVLNEVQKGKILDNIPMKRMGTGEEIAAGVLFLASDEAKYITGHVLNINGGLFM; this comes from the coding sequence GCAGAAAGTTCCTGATCACTGGCGCATCAGGCGGAATAGGGCAAGCAATTGTAAAAATTATGCACAAAACCGGAGCAACTTTATGTATTTCTGGCACAAAAAAAGAAGTGCTCGAAGAAGTTGCTAAACAATATGAAAAAAATATGCACGTACTCCCTTGTGATTTATCAAATGCTGAGCAAGTAAATCAACTAGTAAACAGAGCAAGTGAGTTGATGGAAGGCTTTGACGGGCTTGTATGCAATGCGGGCATTACGCAAGACAGTTTATTATTGAGAATGACAGATGAAGCATGGCAAAAAGTAATTGATATTAACTTGAGTTCTACATTTAAGCTGAGTAGAGAAGCATGCAGGAAACTAATTAAGAATAATTGGGGAAGAATTATAAATATTTCCTCAATAATAGGGCTAACAGGAAACGCCGGGCAAGCAAATTATGCAGCGTCTAAAGCTGGAATAATAGCTATGAGTAAATCTATAGCAAAAGAAGTTGCAAGTCGTAATATAACAGTAAATTGTATTGCTCCTGGGTTTATAGATACTAAAATGACTGAAGTTTTAAATGAAGTACAAAAGGGAAAAATATTAGATAATATTCCAATGAAAAGAATGGGAACAGGGGAAGAAATAGCAGCAGGGGTCTTATTTTTAGCAAGTGATGAAGCAAAATATATAACAGGGCATGTGCTTAACATTAATGGTGGGTTATTTATGTAG
- a CDS encoding adenylate kinase family protein, which translates to MIITIFGPPGSGKGTQSSLLIAKYNLKLISVGDLLRNIISSSSELGEKIKGTVESGNLIQDEIICGLLRDQLALVDDNCLLDGFPRNLNQGHFLTQVLQEKYNRDVDIVIELQLDDNIAIDRLKNRLACLDCKSIYSVSSFKSTTCAKCKSTRLEKRIDDADMSAINKRISEYHLQMKGLREYYKGKLLTIDANLSVDEVTQEIESKISCNLV; encoded by the coding sequence ATGATCATTACGATTTTTGGTCCTCCAGGTTCTGGTAAAGGTACTCAGTCAAGCTTGTTAATAGCAAAATATAATTTAAAATTAATTTCAGTAGGGGATTTATTAAGGAATATTATATCTAGCAGTAGTGAGTTAGGTGAAAAAATAAAGGGTACCGTGGAATCTGGTAATTTAATTCAAGATGAAATCATATGTGGATTATTACGTGACCAGCTTGCATTAGTGGATGATAATTGCTTATTAGATGGTTTTCCGAGAAATTTAAACCAGGGTCATTTTTTAACTCAAGTTTTGCAAGAAAAATATAATAGGGATGTTGATATTGTAATTGAGCTGCAGCTTGACGATAATATTGCAATCGATAGATTAAAAAATCGTCTCGCGTGTTTGGACTGTAAAAGCATATATAGTGTATCTTCTTTTAAGAGTACTACTTGTGCTAAATGTAAAAGTACGAGGTTAGAGAAAAGAATTGATGATGCTGATATGTCTGCAATTAATAAGAGAATAAGTGAATATCACCTTCAAATGAAAGGTTTACGCGAGTATTATAAAGGCAAATTATTAACAATTGACGCTAATTTGAGTGTTGATGAGGTAACGCAAGAGATTGAAAGTAAAATTTCTTGTAATTTGGTTTGA
- the rplQ gene encoding 50S ribosomal protein L17 has protein sequence MKHGIKKRKLSRCTEHRLSTLKNLSISLINHEQIVTTLPKAKELRPYVEKFITIAKNKNTLHGRRLLLSRLHNSKLGVDKLLNVLASRYQDRKGGYSRIIKFSTRKGDCASMAVIELIDRDIAARGKVYSKNKEGGKVVTQS, from the coding sequence ATGAAACATGGAATAAAAAAACGTAAACTATCTCGTTGCACTGAACATAGGTTATCGACGTTAAAGAATCTATCTATCTCATTAATTAACCATGAGCAGATTGTAACTACTTTACCAAAAGCTAAGGAACTTCGTCCATATGTCGAAAAGTTTATTACAATTGCTAAGAATAAGAATACTTTACATGGTAGAAGACTTTTGCTTTCACGCCTTCATAATAGTAAGCTAGGAGTTGATAAGTTATTAAACGTCTTAGCCAGCCGTTATCAAGATCGTAAAGGTGGGTATTCTAGAATAATAAAATTTAGCACTCGAAAGGGTGATTGCGCTTCAATGGCAGTGATAGAACTGATTGATAGGGATATTGCAGCAAGAGGTAAGGTTTATAGTAAAAATAAAGAAGGAGGCAAAGTAGTTACACAAAGTTAA